The genomic DNA TGATTCTGAACATACTAATTTCCTTCTCCTAGCAACTAATCTCTCACGAGTTAGCAGAGACTAAGATGTTCCTTAATATTACATGATACAAAATGGGAATGACCAAAAGTGCTCACCGAATGaccagaaagagaaagaaatgatttttCCTTGGCTAGATCACTTCTTCAGGTGGATTACCAACTTTCTAGCTAGTAGACGTAGCCCTGCCATTTTCTGATAATCGTAAGACTCGAGTGAGAAGAATGCATCAACCAGGGTACCTGGAAGTAGCGCTGACTGAAGCTTTTCAAAATTATCGCTACTGAAATCGAGCTTTTGATTGGTTCCCAAAGGTTCTTCTTTTTGGTACACCTGGGTTCCACTTTCACACCGGGTATCATCTCCGTTGGATTCTGAGCTTATTCTGTCAACCAGATAAGAATGGTGGCAAAGGTTAGAGACTCCCCGGTGGATAAATGATCGTATGTAAAAAGGTCAGAGAGAGTGTTGAATACTTACTGCAGTCTGGCTGTGGGATAGTTAGTAAAACCTTCTTTCCTCATAACGGTAGGCCTCCAATCTGAGCTTGTGCTTGAGTCAATCAGTAAGTTATGTGCAGCAGCATCGGATGCGTCCAAGATCTTGCATAAGTCAGGAGGTATGTCGACAACGATATTCATCTTTGGATGACCTGCATGATCCAAAAACTTCCGGCTGATTCCAAACCGAATCTTCAAGCTATACCAACAGAGATGTAGAGGGGTGTCGTTGTGAAACAGCTTCATTCTCAGACTCCCACGATAAAACGGGATTGCTATGATGCTAGAAACAGATACTTCATCAACGCCCAAAAATGATTCATCTTTGGTATTGGGATCGATTGATTCACCCGGCTGTCTAACAGGCTCTTCATACGCATCATCTGTCTCAAGATTTCCAATATGTAGTTTGCTTATTAAAGTGGTTATATCAGATGGATCTATTTCACAACTAGATGTATCACTTTCTGAGCATTCCGTCAGAAGAGAAATGATGGGATGGTTTTTGACGGTTGTGGCATCTACGGAAGAGGAACTCGGATCACTTTTAGGactcgaagaagatgaagtctGGTTTTCTCTGACTCCATTAGGCAGTGACTTCTCTTTACTTCGTGTTCTCGGACTTTTTCTTGGAGAACACCAGCTCATGTCTGTAAGAATGTCAGGAACACTGGACTCCTGCAAACACCAAGTACTTAAACTCATTGATATGACAAATACTTGCAGACCATGTTCACGGCTTGCAAAGTTGTGGTCTTAAAAGGAAGATGACCAAACATTTGCAAACTGTAGACAGAAGTCAGATATGTCTCAACCTCTTTAATCTAATCCTTTAAAGTTAAGAGTTAAATCATTATTCAAGAAATCAATGAGAAGACAGCAATACCAGAAACAAGACGGTTGCACAGTACTTGACAACTTCAAGATTCATCCGGACATCATCTAAGCTCCTGGTGAATCATATCAATGTTTTAGTCCCATATTGAAACAACTGGTGAATCGTTAAAAGGCTCAGGGGGTATCGTTTACTCTTTTTACCTGTGAGTTTGATCTCCTAGCCCGAAGTATGTAGCAAGCGATGCCATCTACATTATTCAAAAAGAGTTAAACTCTGATGAGTGATGAATCTTTGAAGTTACAAGGAAGCTATATAGGCTTTGATATTAATCActgagaagacaaaaaaaaaaaaaagagagagacctTCATGTCACCAGCTCTCTTCCCAAACTTCTGAGACAACAACGAAAGCGAATCAATGGTAGCTTTCGGCTCCGGGGGAGAGAGACCAATTTCTGCAAATGCGTTTCTTATTCTTacacaatcaaatctctttaTGTTATGTCCCGCCCAAACTCGTCCTACAGAAACACCAAAATCAATACTTGTAGGCTACATGTGAgggagagagataagagagaaacaCTTACCGTGGAGAATGTCGTAGACTTTATCGGCGATTTCAGAGAAGGTAGGTGCAGAGAGAACTCCGTCGCGCGTAATACCGCTTCGTCGCTTCGTGAGCGTGGCTATGAGAGAAAGATCGGTGGGTCGAACCAAAGTGGAGTAACTATGAAGCTCCACTAGCTTCATAGGACAAACTAAGATAGCCCCAAACTCCAAAATCGCAAAAGGTATCCCCGCTTTGGTCGGAACCGCCGTCTCAAGATCGAAAAAAACTATCTCGCTTCTCTCGTCGCCCCCCTGAGTCGAAGCCATTGTTTTGAGAACTGAGATATTGTAATTGTTGGGTTTTATAGCGACGGGATAAGCTTCACGCACCAACCTCCTCTTTTTATggtgaaaaaaatctaaacttgaGAGACGCAAATGTACCATGAGGCTTATCTTGCGTCATCTGAATTCAATTGGAGTGATCAACAAATTTGATTCCTTTCTTCTACGTTACCATACGAAATCGCTTAAATCTAACCACACGTTGAAGCATTACCTTGAATCTGGGGAACCAATCAAAGCTCTTTTAAATTTCCGGCATCGATTCAGAAAAAGTCCAAGCTTTATCGAcagtttctctgttttgtttgctaTCAAAGCTTCGTCAGCTCAGAAAGGTTCTTCATTTGACGGTAGACAGATCCATACTATTGTCAGGAAGCTAGGGTTCAATACCGTGATTCAAATTC from Camelina sativa cultivar DH55 chromosome 7, Cs, whole genome shotgun sequence includes the following:
- the LOC104702163 gene encoding protein NEN3-like, translating into MASTQGGDERSEIVFFDLETAVPTKAGIPFAILEFGAILVCPMKLVELHSYSTLVRPTDLSLIATLTKRRSGITRDGVLSAPTFSEIADKVYDILHGRVWAGHNIKRFDCVRIRNAFAEIGLSPPEPKATIDSLSLLSQKFGKRAGDMKMASLATYFGLGDQTHRSLDDVRMNLEVVKYCATVLFLESSVPDILTDMSWCSPRKSPRTRSKEKSLPNGVRENQTSSSSSPKSDPSSSSVDATTVKNHPIISLLTECSESDTSSCEIDPSDITTLISKLHIGNLETDDAYEEPVRQPGESIDPNTKDESFLGVDEVSVSSIIAIPFYRGSLRMKLFHNDTPLHLCWYSLKIRFGISRKFLDHAGHPKMNIVVDIPPDLCKILDASDAAAHNLLIDSSTSSDWRPTVMRKEGFTNYPTARLQISSESNGDDTRCESGTQVYQKEEPLGTNQKLDFSSDNFEKLQSALLPGTLVDAFFSLESYDYQKMAGLRLLARKLVIHLKK